A single window of Phyllostomus discolor isolate MPI-MPIP mPhyDis1 chromosome 13, mPhyDis1.pri.v3, whole genome shotgun sequence DNA harbors:
- the TMEM225 gene encoding transmembrane protein 225 has protein sequence MVQVSTRNIQALNMLFSSWALVFLSFGIMVDEWVTLNFETKTNMQSHSPWIHTTIWPKDDLKVVRIMMILVISFSFFHNLFLGLEFTFMIPQTKCIFLITVFLSFFTGILLFCALLLYHLKLRRGQSVYYSGYKITWIISTAYLSVFFLFASGILCLLQYKQYMNSAKESHNTQQSGNSIEVISLQKLAVMPRSIVRVHPKNLDQDSLRKPQSQKRRVTWAL, from the exons ATGGTGCAGGTATCAACCAGGAACATCCAGGCCCTCAACATGCTCTTCTCCTCCTGGGCCTTAGTCTTCTTATCATTCGGAATTATGGTCGATGAATGGGTTACACtgaattttgaaacaaaaacaaatatgcaaAGCCACAGTCCATGGATACACACCACTATTTGGCCAAAAG ATGACCTGAAAGTGGTCAGGATCATGATGATTTTGGTGATCAGCTTTTCCTTCTTCCATAACTTATTCCTGGGATTGGAATTCACCTTTATGATTCCTCAAACTAAATGTATCTTCCTCATCACTGtattcctcagtttcttcacag GCATCCTTCTGTTCTGTGCACTCCTGCTGTATCACCTGAAGCTGAGGCGAGGGCAATCCGTGTACTATTCCGGGTACAAAATCACCTGGATCATTTCCACTGCCTACTTaagtgttttcttcctttttgcctcTG GAATCCTGTGTCTTCTACAGTACAAGCAATACATGAATTCTGCCAAAGAAAGTCATAATACACAGCAATCTGGGAACTCTATTGAAGTGATTTCATTGCAAAAACTCGCTGTAATGCCTCGTAGTATTGTCCGCGTACACCCCAAAAACTTAGACCAAGATTCTCTAAGGAAACCACAAAGCCAAAAACGTCGTGTAACCTGGGCTCTGTGA